A window of Xiphophorus hellerii strain 12219 chromosome 7, Xiphophorus_hellerii-4.1, whole genome shotgun sequence contains these coding sequences:
- the akap17a gene encoding A-kinase anchor protein 17A isoform X1 → MFAMTTTIVHDTTEAVCLSAEHNLYLKPIAKMTISVALPQLKLPGKSISNWEVMERVKAMVAPEQFSALRISKSTLDYIRFEGEVENKTVVKSLLTRLDGKTIKLSGFTDVLKVRAVENKVDFPTRHDWDSFFRDAKDMNETLPGERPDTIHLEGLPCRWFSQRNSQFPDRPSEAVLTAVFQAFGKVRHVDIPMLDPYREEMLDKNFSTFSFGGHLNFEAYVQYQEYCGFTKAMDSLRGMKLMLKGDDEKAVACNIKVIFDTSKHLSDVSIKRRNQERLKLQELERQREEQKRREKEEEERRKEEERKQREMEEEEKERKKEERIRKREQKLREKEERRNLKKVKRQQEQEQKKLQVKIAMEERRLLLAQRNLESIRLIAELLARAKILKQQQQEKEMAERKEQEKLEQARQKEELARLQQLEACRLRQEQELRRVEVEKQRALELQRKENELRERLLCNLIKKSTVAADPHDLAAPPTKEAAPDFSDVMLGVLGRVNGVKTDEGKEKQVSRSVQSELLEKNQSKERRGRDEKKEEFVRCAHSGEQGCERSSHSRGGRRRSQSSSRKRRSSSRRRRSHRTSDGHHRERRRSSSRSSSRGRSLSSSGRSHDRGRSQGRNHTRYSRRRSKDYRSHSHHNRRYRRHSDSRGRSHSRGY, encoded by the exons ATGTTTG CAATGACCACCACCATCGTGCATGACACCACGGAGGCGGTGTGCCTGTCTGCCGAGCACAACCTGTACCTGAAACCCATCGCCAAAATGACCATCAGCGTGGCTCTGCCGCAGCTCAAGCTGCCGGGCAAGAGCATCTCCAACTGGGAGGTGATGGAGAGAGTGAAGGCCATGGTGGCTCCGGAGCAGTTTTCAGCCCTGCGGATCTCCAAGAGCACCCTGGACTACATCCGCTTTGAGGGGGAGGTGGAAAACAAAACCGTGGTAAAGAGCCTGTTGACCCGTCTGGATGGAAAAACCATAAAACTCAGCGGGTTTACTGATGTCCTCAAG GTTCGTGCAGTAGAAAATAAGGTGGATTTCCCCACACGTCATGACTGGGACTCCTTTTTTCGTGACGCCAAGGATATGAATGAGACTCTGCCGGGAGAAAGGCCGGATACCATCCACTTGGAAGGGCTCCCATGTCGCTGGTTCAGCCAGAGAAACAGCCAGTTCCCGGACCGGCCGTCTGAAGCGGTCCTCACTGCTGTATTCCAAGCGTTTGGCAAG GTTCGACATGTCGACATCCCCATGCTGGATCCGTACAGGGAGGAGATGCTGGACAAGAACTTCAGTACTTTTAGCTTCGGGGGCCACCTGAACTTTGAGGCTTATGTTCAGTATCAGGAATACTGCGGTTTCACCAAGGCTATGGACTCTCTGCGAGGCATGAAGCTGATGCTGAAAGGAGACGACGAAAAAGCTGTGGCCTGCAACATTAAG gttATATTTGACACCAGCAAGCACCTGAGCGACGTATCCATCAAGAGAAGAAACCAGGAGAGGCTGAAGCTGCAGGAGCTGGAGAGACAGAGGGAGGAGCAGAAAAGAAGggagaaagaagaggaggaacggcggaaggaggaagagag GAAACAGAGGGAaatggaagaggaggagaaggagaggaagaaggaggagaGGATCCGAAAGCGAGAGCAGAAGCTGCGGGAGAAGGAGGAGCGGAGGAATCTGAAGAAGGTGAAGAGGcagcaggagcaggagcagAAGAAGCTGCAGGTGAAGATCGCCATGGAGGAGAGAAGGCTGCTGCTGGCTCAGCGAAACCTGGAATCAATACGTCTCATTGCTGAGCTGCTCGCCCGAGCCAAG ATcctaaagcagcagcagcaggagaaggaGATGGCTGAACGCAAAGagcaggagaagctggagcaagCGCGTCAGAAGGAGGAGCTGGCCCGTCTCCAGCAGCTGGAGGCCTGTCGGCTAAGGCAGGAGCAGGAGCTGCGGCgggtggaggtggagaagcAGCGGGCGCTGGAGCTCCAGCGGAAGGAGAATGAGCTGAGGGAGAGGCTGCTTTGCAACCTTATCAAGAAAAGCACAGTGGCTGCAGATCCGCACGACCTGGCCGCCCCCCCGACAAAAGAAGCGGCTCCCGATTTTAGCGATGTGATGCTCGGGGTCCTGGGTCGGGTCAATGGGGTGAAGACAGATgaaggcaaagaaaaacaagtgtCTAGATCCGTGCAATCTGAACTTCTGGAGAAAAACCAATCAAAGGAGAGACGAGGAAGGGATGAAAAGAAGGAAGAGTTTGTTCGATGCGCGCACAGCGGGGAACAAGGCTGTGAAAGGAGCTCTCACAGTCGAGGGGGAAGGAGGCGTTCCCAAAGTTCCAGTAGGAAGAGGCGGAGCTCGAGCCGGCGAAGGAGGAGTCACAGGACAAGCGACGGCCATCACCGGGAAAGGAGGCGCAGTAGCAGCAGGAGCTCCAGCAGGGGGAGGAGCCTAAGCAGCAGTGGGAGGAGCCACGACAGGGGGAGGAGCCAAGGGCGTAATCACACCAGGTACAGCAGACGAAGGAGTAAGGACTACAGGAGTCACAGTCACCACAACCGACGATACCGAAGGCACAGCGATagcagggggcggagccactCCAGGGGATACTGA
- the sowahca gene encoding ankyrin repeat domain-containing protein SOWAHC, with translation MRTMASQQCTMQAVHEFLLEKGGRVRQMELIDHFTAPCGCNDQQKEGAGWELLRGIVDNVGFVEVENGVEFVCLNGEGCEESVMRKDADGHVDAECNGNIQETLDNKQVNDNPDEDGESAEASTSTSLDNDHQSNGNEQPAAQGSTESGTPTTAGGGEVRLRDRRRRESAPAIGTHDLDQAHAAGSHNHVVRGTRRVSKGSQRAMLISCLSEDSALEGLESVGEIQTPKGSRRNFIELMMSSSPHVRRSLINRGSRIRDSVRSDGDSSSVLSSATDEDSSSVTLDPLEHEWMLCASDGLWESLQPLLAVEPSLVAKRDFVTGFTCLHWAAKHGKAELLSQLLDFAKENTIPVNVNARSSAGYTPLHLAAIHGHTQVVRVLLSDWEADPEARDYSGRRAIQYLSPLLAADLEREGLVTSPGPESDTENANGGSSRTRGWRLPKVLQGNLKSLRLLTSPPETPEESEKTKGGLQRKSSLSRLNARLHRGRHRAQIIHSASFRDTGEVGRGEELPRSPLRARPLSNLFG, from the exons ATGAGGACGATGGCGTCCCAGCAGTGCACGATGCAAGCCGTGCACGAGTTCCTGTTGGAGAAAGGAGGGAGGGTCCGACAGATGGAGCTGATCGATCATTTCACAGCTCCTTGTGGCTGTAATGACCAGCAGAAAGAAGGGGCGGGATGGGAGCTGCTGAGGGGCATTGTTGACAACGTGGGTTTCGTGGAAGTGGAAAACGGGGTGGAATTTGTGTGCTTAAATGGCGAGGGTTGCGAGGAGTCGGTGATGCGTAAGGACGCAGACGGCCACGTTGATGCGGAGTGCAACGGGAACATACAAGAGACGCTGGACAACAAACAAGTGAACGACAACCCTGATGAGGACGGAGAATCAGCAG AAGCATCAACCTCAACCAGTCTGGATAATGACCATCAGTCAAATGGCAATGAGCAACCTGCAGCACAGGGTAGCACCGAATCAGGCACTCCTACCActgctggaggaggagaggtgaGGTTGAGGGACAGGAGGAGGCGAGAGTCTGCTCCAGCTATTGGGACACACGACCTAGACCAGGCCCATGCTGCTGGCTCCCACAACCATGTGGTAAGAGGGACACGTCGGGTGTCTAAAGGATCCCAGCGAGCCATGCTGATCAGCTGCCTGTCTGAAGACAGCGCACTGGAGGGGCTGGAGTCTGTGGGGGAAATACAAACACCGAAAGGAAGCCGCAGGAACTTCATAGAGCTGATGATGAGTAGCTCACCTCAT GTTCGGAGGTCTCTGATCAACCGTGGTTCACGCATCCGAGACTCTGTGCGGAGCGACGGCGACTCATCGTCTGTCCTCTCCTCGGCCACAGACGAGGACAGCTCTTCTGTTACCCTGGACCCCCTTGAGCACGAATGGATGCTCTGCGCCTCAGATGGCCTGTGGGAGAGCCTGCAACCCCTGTTGGCTGTCGAACCGAGTCTGGTTGCCAAAAGAGATTTTGTGACCGGCTTCACCTGCCTCCACTGGGCCGCGAAGCACGGCAAGGCTGAGCTGCTTTCCCAGCTGCTGGACTTTGCCAAGGAGAACACTATACCTGTAAATGTGAACGCAAGATCAAGTGCTGGCTACACACCGCTACACCTGGCTGCCATACATGGACACACACAG GTGGTTCGTGTGCTCCTTTCTGACTGGGAAGCGGACCCTGAAGCTCGGGATTACAGCGGGAGACGAGCCATCCAGTACCTCTCCCCGCTGCTGGCTGCTGACCTGGAAAGGGAGGGGCTGGTAACCTCACCTGGACCAGAGTCAGATACCGAAAACGCGaatggtggcagcagcagaacGAGAGGCTGGAGGTTGCCCAAAGTCCTCCAGGGCAACCTGAAATCACTACGACTGCTGACCTCACCGCCAGAGACGCCGGAGGAGTCAGAGAAGACCAAGGGGGGTTTGCAGAGGAAGTCATCCCTGAGCCGGCTGAATGCCCGGCTGCATCGTGGGCGCCACCGAGCCCAGATCATCCACAGTGCCTCCTTCAGGGACACTGGGGAGGTAGGAAGAGGAGAAGAGCTGCCCAGGAGTCCCCTGAGAGCCAGACCACTGTCCAACCTGTTTGGATAA
- the akap17a gene encoding A-kinase anchor protein 17A isoform X2, protein MTTTIVHDTTEAVCLSAEHNLYLKPIAKMTISVALPQLKLPGKSISNWEVMERVKAMVAPEQFSALRISKSTLDYIRFEGEVENKTVVKSLLTRLDGKTIKLSGFTDVLKVRAVENKVDFPTRHDWDSFFRDAKDMNETLPGERPDTIHLEGLPCRWFSQRNSQFPDRPSEAVLTAVFQAFGKVRHVDIPMLDPYREEMLDKNFSTFSFGGHLNFEAYVQYQEYCGFTKAMDSLRGMKLMLKGDDEKAVACNIKVIFDTSKHLSDVSIKRRNQERLKLQELERQREEQKRREKEEEERRKEEERKQREMEEEEKERKKEERIRKREQKLREKEERRNLKKVKRQQEQEQKKLQVKIAMEERRLLLAQRNLESIRLIAELLARAKILKQQQQEKEMAERKEQEKLEQARQKEELARLQQLEACRLRQEQELRRVEVEKQRALELQRKENELRERLLCNLIKKSTVAADPHDLAAPPTKEAAPDFSDVMLGVLGRVNGVKTDEGKEKQVSRSVQSELLEKNQSKERRGRDEKKEEFVRCAHSGEQGCERSSHSRGGRRRSQSSSRKRRSSSRRRRSHRTSDGHHRERRRSSSRSSSRGRSLSSSGRSHDRGRSQGRNHTRYSRRRSKDYRSHSHHNRRYRRHSDSRGRSHSRGY, encoded by the exons ATGACCACCACCATCGTGCATGACACCACGGAGGCGGTGTGCCTGTCTGCCGAGCACAACCTGTACCTGAAACCCATCGCCAAAATGACCATCAGCGTGGCTCTGCCGCAGCTCAAGCTGCCGGGCAAGAGCATCTCCAACTGGGAGGTGATGGAGAGAGTGAAGGCCATGGTGGCTCCGGAGCAGTTTTCAGCCCTGCGGATCTCCAAGAGCACCCTGGACTACATCCGCTTTGAGGGGGAGGTGGAAAACAAAACCGTGGTAAAGAGCCTGTTGACCCGTCTGGATGGAAAAACCATAAAACTCAGCGGGTTTACTGATGTCCTCAAG GTTCGTGCAGTAGAAAATAAGGTGGATTTCCCCACACGTCATGACTGGGACTCCTTTTTTCGTGACGCCAAGGATATGAATGAGACTCTGCCGGGAGAAAGGCCGGATACCATCCACTTGGAAGGGCTCCCATGTCGCTGGTTCAGCCAGAGAAACAGCCAGTTCCCGGACCGGCCGTCTGAAGCGGTCCTCACTGCTGTATTCCAAGCGTTTGGCAAG GTTCGACATGTCGACATCCCCATGCTGGATCCGTACAGGGAGGAGATGCTGGACAAGAACTTCAGTACTTTTAGCTTCGGGGGCCACCTGAACTTTGAGGCTTATGTTCAGTATCAGGAATACTGCGGTTTCACCAAGGCTATGGACTCTCTGCGAGGCATGAAGCTGATGCTGAAAGGAGACGACGAAAAAGCTGTGGCCTGCAACATTAAG gttATATTTGACACCAGCAAGCACCTGAGCGACGTATCCATCAAGAGAAGAAACCAGGAGAGGCTGAAGCTGCAGGAGCTGGAGAGACAGAGGGAGGAGCAGAAAAGAAGggagaaagaagaggaggaacggcggaaggaggaagagag GAAACAGAGGGAaatggaagaggaggagaaggagaggaagaaggaggagaGGATCCGAAAGCGAGAGCAGAAGCTGCGGGAGAAGGAGGAGCGGAGGAATCTGAAGAAGGTGAAGAGGcagcaggagcaggagcagAAGAAGCTGCAGGTGAAGATCGCCATGGAGGAGAGAAGGCTGCTGCTGGCTCAGCGAAACCTGGAATCAATACGTCTCATTGCTGAGCTGCTCGCCCGAGCCAAG ATcctaaagcagcagcagcaggagaaggaGATGGCTGAACGCAAAGagcaggagaagctggagcaagCGCGTCAGAAGGAGGAGCTGGCCCGTCTCCAGCAGCTGGAGGCCTGTCGGCTAAGGCAGGAGCAGGAGCTGCGGCgggtggaggtggagaagcAGCGGGCGCTGGAGCTCCAGCGGAAGGAGAATGAGCTGAGGGAGAGGCTGCTTTGCAACCTTATCAAGAAAAGCACAGTGGCTGCAGATCCGCACGACCTGGCCGCCCCCCCGACAAAAGAAGCGGCTCCCGATTTTAGCGATGTGATGCTCGGGGTCCTGGGTCGGGTCAATGGGGTGAAGACAGATgaaggcaaagaaaaacaagtgtCTAGATCCGTGCAATCTGAACTTCTGGAGAAAAACCAATCAAAGGAGAGACGAGGAAGGGATGAAAAGAAGGAAGAGTTTGTTCGATGCGCGCACAGCGGGGAACAAGGCTGTGAAAGGAGCTCTCACAGTCGAGGGGGAAGGAGGCGTTCCCAAAGTTCCAGTAGGAAGAGGCGGAGCTCGAGCCGGCGAAGGAGGAGTCACAGGACAAGCGACGGCCATCACCGGGAAAGGAGGCGCAGTAGCAGCAGGAGCTCCAGCAGGGGGAGGAGCCTAAGCAGCAGTGGGAGGAGCCACGACAGGGGGAGGAGCCAAGGGCGTAATCACACCAGGTACAGCAGACGAAGGAGTAAGGACTACAGGAGTCACAGTCACCACAACCGACGATACCGAAGGCACAGCGATagcagggggcggagccactCCAGGGGATACTGA
- the septin10 gene encoding septin-10, with protein sequence MASSDVARQPDKGARPLSLAGHVGFDSLPDQLVNKSITQGFCFNILCIGETGIGKSTLMDTLFNTNFENFESSHFEPQVKLRAQTYDLQESNVRLRLTVVNTVGFGDQMNKQESYQPVVDYIDKQFETYLQEELKIKRSLHNYHDSRVHACLYFISPSGHSLKSLDLVTMKKLDSKVNIIPVIAKADTISKSELHKFKIKIMSELVSNGVQIYQFPLDDETVAKVNTTMNGHLPFAVVGSTEEVCVGNKMVKARQYPWGVVQVENEHHCDFVKLREMLICVNMEDLREQTHTRHYELYRRCKLEEMGFKDTDPECKPVSLQQTYEAKRQEFLAELQKREDEMRQVFVQRVKEKEAELKEAERELQGRFEQLKRLHADEKAALEEKKRLLDNDLTSFGNRRTAAALLQPPGFTVNGKKDKDRKNSGFM encoded by the exons ATGGCTTCCTCGGATGTAGCTCGACAGCCG GATAAAGGAGCCCGGCCCTTGTCCCTAGCTGGCCATGTCGGCTTTGACAGTCTCCCAGATCAGCTTGTCAACAAGTCCATCACTCAGGGCTTCTGCTTCAATATTCTCTGCATCG gtgaGACTGGTATTGGCAAGTCTACACTGATGGACACACTGTTTAACACCAACTTTGAGAACTTTGAGTCGTCCCACTTTGAACCTCAGGTGAAGCTGCGGGCTCAGACCTACGACCTGCAGGAGAGTAACGTCAGGCTCCGTCTAACTGTGGTCAACACCGTTGGCTTTGGGGACCAAATGAACAAACAAGAAAG CTATCAGCCGGTGGTGGATTACATTGATAAGCAATTTGAGACTTACCTTCAGGAGGAGCTGAAAATCAAGCGCTCTTTGCACAACTACCATGACTCACGAGTGCATGCCTGCCTGTACTTTATCTCCCCCTCGGGTCATTCGCTCAAATCCCTGGACCTTGTTACAATGAAGAAGCTGGACAGCAAG GTGAACATAATTCCAGTCATTGCCAAGGCGGACACCATCAGTAAGAGCGAGCTGCACAAGTTCAAGATCAAAATCATGAGCGAACTGGTCAGCAACGGCGTTCAGATCTACCAGTTCCCGCTTGACGATGAGACCGTGGCAAAGGTCAACACCACTATGAAT GGCCATCTCCCATTTGCTGTCGTAGGCAGCACAGAGGAAGTGTGTGTTGGCAATAAGATGGTGAAAGCTCGTCAGTATCCATGGGGCGTTGTTCAAG TGGAAAACGAGCACCATTGTGACTTTGTGAAACTGAGGGAGATGCTCATTTGTGTAAACATGGAAGATTTGAGAGAGCAAACCCACACACGCCATTATGAGCTTTACCGGCGCTGCAAATTAGAGGAGATGGGATTTAAGGACACGGACCCGGAATGCAAACCTGTCAG tttACAGCAGACGTATGAGGCCAAGCGTCAGGAGTTCCTGGCTGAGTTGCAGAAGAGAGAGGATGAGATGAGGCAAGTTTTTGTGCAGAGGGTGAAGGAGAAGGAAGCAGAGCTGAAGGAGGCTGAGAGGGAG CTGCAGGGTCGTTTTGAGCAGCTGAAGCGTCTGCATGCGGACGAGAAAGCAGCTCTTGAGGAGAAGAAGCGTCTTCTGGACAACGACCTGACTTCTTTCGGGAATAGAAGAACTGCGGCTGCGCTGCTTCAGCCCCCGGGCTTCACGGTCAACGGGAAGAAAGACAAGGACCGGAAGAA TTCTGGCTTCATGTGA